Proteins co-encoded in one Dyella japonica A8 genomic window:
- the tal gene encoding transaldolase, whose protein sequence is MSSQLEQLRQYTTVVADTGDIDAIARWRPVDATTNPSLLLKAIENPSFAPVIEESVAWAKGRSNSREQQLVDASDHLAVAVGRKIVELVPGRVSTEVDARLSFDINASIAKAERLVQLYADAGVTRDRILIKLASTWEGIRAAEQLEKRGINCNLTLLFSFEQAVACAEAGVFLISPFVGRIMDWYVANTGTKSYAPEEDPGVKSVRRIYAWYKEHGFPTVVMGASFRNIGQIQALAGCDRLTISPDLLEKLDQDASPLPRALNDTDATKAKPRPITEAEFRWGHNEDAMATDKLADGIRKFAVDQRKLEKLLTEKL, encoded by the coding sequence GTGTCTTCCCAACTCGAACAGCTGCGCCAATACACCACCGTTGTCGCCGACACCGGCGACATCGACGCCATCGCCCGCTGGCGCCCGGTGGATGCCACCACCAACCCGTCGCTGCTGCTCAAGGCCATTGAGAATCCGTCGTTCGCACCGGTGATCGAGGAGTCCGTGGCGTGGGCCAAGGGCAGGAGCAACTCGCGCGAGCAACAGCTGGTGGACGCCAGCGACCACCTCGCCGTGGCCGTGGGCCGCAAGATCGTCGAACTCGTGCCGGGCCGCGTGTCCACCGAAGTGGACGCGCGCCTGTCCTTCGACATCAACGCCTCCATCGCCAAGGCCGAGCGCCTGGTGCAGCTTTACGCCGACGCCGGCGTGACGCGCGACCGCATCCTGATCAAGCTGGCCTCCACCTGGGAAGGCATCCGCGCGGCGGAACAGCTGGAGAAGCGCGGCATCAACTGCAACCTCACCCTGCTGTTCTCCTTCGAACAGGCCGTGGCGTGCGCCGAGGCCGGCGTGTTCCTGATCTCGCCGTTCGTCGGCCGCATCATGGACTGGTATGTCGCCAACACCGGCACCAAGAGCTACGCGCCGGAAGAAGACCCGGGCGTGAAGTCGGTGCGCCGCATCTACGCCTGGTACAAGGAACACGGCTTCCCGACCGTGGTGATGGGCGCCAGCTTCCGCAACATCGGCCAGATCCAGGCCCTTGCCGGCTGCGATCGCCTCACCATCAGCCCGGACCTGCTCGAAAAGCTCGACCAGGACGCTTCGCCGCTGCCGCGCGCGTTGAATGACACCGACGCCACCAAGGCCAAGCCCAGGCCGATCACCGAGGCGGAATTCCGCTGGGGCCATAACGAAGACGCCATGGCGACGGACAAGTTGGCCGATGGCATCCGCAAGTTTGCGGTGGACCAGCGGAAGCTGGAGAAGCTGCTGACGGAGAAGTTGTAA